CAGAATGCTTTCGGGTGCTTATCAAGGAAGAATTTTGTCGATCATTTCAAAACTGGCATCACCAAAGGTAATTTTGGAAATTGGAACATTTACAGGTTATTCGGCTCTTTGTTTGGCAGAAGGCATGAAAAAAGACGGTAAATTATTTACTATCGATAAAAATGAAGAATTAGAACCTATTTCCTCTAAATACTTCAAATTGTCTGATTACTCTTCACAAATTCAATCTAAAACCGGTAATGCAATAGACATTATCCCAACGATCGAAGAAAATTTTGACCTGGTTTTTATTGATGCCGACAAATCTAATTACATAAACTACTTCAATATGATTATCGACAAACTAAATCCGGGAGGAATAATACTCTCTGACAATGTTTTATGGAGTGGTAAAGTTGTTGAAGAAACAGCCGAAAAAGATATAGATACTAAAATTTTAAAAGAGTACAACTTACTTTTAAAAACCGATCCCCGTCTTGAAACGGTATTACTCCCTATCAGAGATGGTTTAACTATAAGCAGGAAGAAATAACAAAAACTATTTTTTAGAAAATAAAGTAACTTTAGTGATACATAAAGTTACCCCGGCAATTCCAGATACTTACCAAGCTTAGTTTTTTTCAGCATAAGCAAATAAACAGT
The nucleotide sequence above comes from Bacteroidota bacterium. Encoded proteins:
- a CDS encoding O-methyltransferase; its protein translation is MHFLPDEIDDYAVMHSQDEPELLKKLNRETWQKALLPRMLSGAYQGRILSIISKLASPKVILEIGTFTGYSALCLAEGMKKDGKLFTIDKNEELEPISSKYFKLSDYSSQIQSKTGNAIDIIPTIEENFDLVFIDADKSNYINYFNMIIDKLNPGGIILSDNVLWSGKVVEETAEKDIDTKILKEYNLLLKTDPRLETVLLPIRDGLTISRKK